Proteins encoded within one genomic window of Triticum aestivum cultivar Chinese Spring chromosome 2D, IWGSC CS RefSeq v2.1, whole genome shotgun sequence:
- the LOC100125735 gene encoding PHD finger protein ALFIN-LIKE 9 isoform X2 — protein MDAQYNPRTVEEVFRDYKGRRNGLARALTTDVEEFFRQCDPEKENLCLYGFPNEHWEVNLPAEEVPPELPEPALGINFARDGMQEKDWLSMVAVHSDAWLLSVAFYFGARFGFDKSDRKRLFGMINELPTIFDVVSGKSKTKAPTNNNHSNSKSKSNNKMKTSEPRAKQPKPQLKEEDHEDEAPDAGEDGGGAAGGGGGGEEHGDTLCGACGDNYGQDEFWIGCDMCEKWFHGKCVKITPAKAEHIKQYKCPSCMGANGGGSGSNKRARPSS, from the exons ATGGACGCGCAGTACAACCCCAGGACGGTGGAGGAGGTCTTCCGGGACTACAAGGGCCGCCGCAACGGCCTCGCCCGCGCGCTCACCACCG ATGTGGAGGAGTTCTTCCGGCAATGCGACCCGG AAAAAGAAAATTTGTGCCTTTATGGGTTTCCCAATGAGCATTGGGAAGTAAACTTACCTGCTGAAGAAGTGCCACCTGAGCTCCCAGAGCCAGCATTGGGCATCAACTTTGCACGAGATGGAATGCAGGAAAAAGATTGGCTATCCATGGTTGCAGTACACAGCGACGCATGGTTACTATCTGTTGCATTCTACTTTGGTGCTCGATTCGGATTTGATAAAAGTGACAG GAAGCGCCTGTTTGGTATGATTAATGAGCTTCCCACGATTTTTGATGTTGTTAGTGGGAAGAGTAAAACCAAGGCTCCGACCAACAATAACCACAGCAATAGCAAATCCAAGTCCAACAATAAAATG AAAACCTCGGAGCCTCGGGCGAAGCAGCCCAAGCCCCAGCTGAAGGAGGAAGATCACGAGGACGAAGCccctgatgcgggcgaggatggtggaggcgccgctggtggtggtggtggcggagaagAGCACGGCGATACGCTGTGCGGCGCGTGTGGGGACAACTACGGGCAGGACGAGTTCTGGATCGGCTGCGACATGTGCGAGAAGTGGTTCCACGGCAAGTGTGTCAAGATCACGCCGGCCAAGGCGGAGCACATCAAGCAGTACAAGTGCCCGTCGTGCATGGGCGccaacggcggcggcagcggcagcaacAAGCGGGCGCGCCCGTCCTCCTAA
- the LOC100125735 gene encoding PHD finger protein ALFIN-LIKE 9 isoform X1 has product MDAQYNPRTVEEVFRDYKGRRNGLARALTTDVEEFFRQCDPEKENLCLYGFPNEHWEVNLPAEEVPPELPEPALGINFARDGMQEKDWLSMVAVHSDAWLLSVAFYFGARFGFDKSDRKRLFGMINELPTIFDVVSGKSKTKAPTNNNHSNSKSKSNNKMQKTSEPRAKQPKPQLKEEDHEDEAPDAGEDGGGAAGGGGGGEEHGDTLCGACGDNYGQDEFWIGCDMCEKWFHGKCVKITPAKAEHIKQYKCPSCMGANGGGSGSNKRARPSS; this is encoded by the exons ATGGACGCGCAGTACAACCCCAGGACGGTGGAGGAGGTCTTCCGGGACTACAAGGGCCGCCGCAACGGCCTCGCCCGCGCGCTCACCACCG ATGTGGAGGAGTTCTTCCGGCAATGCGACCCGG AAAAAGAAAATTTGTGCCTTTATGGGTTTCCCAATGAGCATTGGGAAGTAAACTTACCTGCTGAAGAAGTGCCACCTGAGCTCCCAGAGCCAGCATTGGGCATCAACTTTGCACGAGATGGAATGCAGGAAAAAGATTGGCTATCCATGGTTGCAGTACACAGCGACGCATGGTTACTATCTGTTGCATTCTACTTTGGTGCTCGATTCGGATTTGATAAAAGTGACAG GAAGCGCCTGTTTGGTATGATTAATGAGCTTCCCACGATTTTTGATGTTGTTAGTGGGAAGAGTAAAACCAAGGCTCCGACCAACAATAACCACAGCAATAGCAAATCCAAGTCCAACAATAAAATG CAGAAAACCTCGGAGCCTCGGGCGAAGCAGCCCAAGCCCCAGCTGAAGGAGGAAGATCACGAGGACGAAGCccctgatgcgggcgaggatggtggaggcgccgctggtggtggtggtggcggagaagAGCACGGCGATACGCTGTGCGGCGCGTGTGGGGACAACTACGGGCAGGACGAGTTCTGGATCGGCTGCGACATGTGCGAGAAGTGGTTCCACGGCAAGTGTGTCAAGATCACGCCGGCCAAGGCGGAGCACATCAAGCAGTACAAGTGCCCGTCGTGCATGGGCGccaacggcggcggcagcggcagcaacAAGCGGGCGCGCCCGTCCTCCTAA